The Sphingobium sp. RAC03 genome contains the following window.
CGATGGTGGCCACAGGCTCCTTGTCATGGGCGCTGCGGTAGAGCTTGTCGCCAACGCGCAGAAACCGGCTTTCCAGTTCAGCCGGTATTTCCATGGCGCGTCTGCGACGATCACCTTCGGCTTCGATGTTCTTGGGCTTGTCCCCCACGTTATCGCTCCTGTTCAATCACACCTACAAGGTCGGTTCCACGTTGTTCTGCCGCCACATCGAGCAGCATATTGGGAAGGTCTTGGATGACGATACAGTCCATGGCGAACTCCATCGGATCGGGGTCTGTGAGTTGGTCGAACGACGGTTCGACGCAGCCGGGCAGATCTTCGTCGTCATGAACGACGCGAGGAATCATGGCGACATCTGGTGCTGGAAGGACGCGGCTGCGAAACAGCGCATCGCCGTAGAAGCGGATCTTGTCGCCGTGGATGGGGGGAATCCCTCCGCGCAGCAGGAGCAATTCGTCCTGCGAAAATTGCATAAGCTCTTGTGGTAACAGCAGGGCGCGGCGCTGGTCCGACATCGATTTTGAGCGGTTGGCCAGAATGCCATGAATGGTCAGGGATTTGGTGACGGCTTCCTGACCGACATAGCCAATCCGCTCTGACAATTCGTTGGCGACGCGCAATTCTTTCGGCGTGAATGCGACCTCCACACCGCAATTGGCCACGATTTCGTTCGCGACATGCTCGCCATAGACAGCGCGGAGCTGGGACCGGGACTGAATGACCGGAAGCAGGCGGATGCCGTAGCCTGCCACATAGGAGAAGGCACTGGCGATGACCTGGGCGCGGCCGATCCGCGCAAACTCGTCGAGAATGACCAGAACCTGATGCGGCGTGGTTGCATCGGGCAACGCGCGAACATTGAGATCAATGAGCTGCTGGAACAAAAGATTGTAGAGAGGGGCAACGCGATCCAGTTCGTCCGGTGACACACCAAGATAGATCGACATCGGCTTGGTGCGCAGAGCACGCAGGTCGAAATCGCTATCTTCGGTCGCGGCGTCGACACGCGGATTGAGCCATAGGCTCAATTTGGATGTCACGGTCTGCACGATGCCGGCAAAAGTGTTGTCCGCGCCGGAGGTGAAGTCGGCCAGCGCATTGCGGCAACCCTGGGAAAGTTTCAGCGATCGATCATCCAACACACGGCGGAAGAAGCCGCGCGTGTCGCCTGTGGTCATCAGCCGATAGATGCTGCCGATCGTAAAGGGCTGATCCGCGACCGCGAGGTATGCGCCAACGCCGACAAAGGCGGTCCGCGCAGAATCCGTCCAGAAAGGTTCCCCCCGCTCTGGCGGCACGAACAGCATGGTAGCGATCTTCTGAAGTTCGATTACGACCTGATCGGGATCATCGCGGTCGATGTAAGCGAGCGGATTGTAGCGCGCCGTCCTGCCCTCTGGGTCTGTCGGATTGAACAGGAAGACAGATTGACCGTGTTTCTGCCTGAAGCCCGCCGTCGCATCCCAATTCTCCCGTTTTACATCGAGAACGACGACGGAATCCTGCCACGACAGCAGATTAGGGATAACGATCCCAACGCCTTTGCCGGACCGGGTAGGGGCTTCGACGATCACATGCTCGCTTCCACCAAAGGTCAAAAACTTGCGTGCGCCAAAAATCAAAAATTTGCGCCCGCGCATCCCGAGGACGATCCCCTTACCAGCGCGAAAGCCTGCTTGACGGATTTCGCGCTCTTTCGCGAAACGGGCTGCGCCATGCAACGGCGGTTGGCGCTTAGCGATCCACCACAGCATGATTCCGGCCAAGACGAGTCCGACGACTAGACCAGCGCCTAGCGCCTTCAGCACCACCGGATCATGCCGATAATACCAGAAGAATGCCGGCATCTTGAACGGATCAAATTTCGCGCTCGGTAGATCGAGGTAGAGCCAGGCTACGACCGATGCGATCGCAAAGGCCAAGACGAATGCGATCGGAATCCCGGCAGCGAGGATGGTGCCCCTCTTATGCGGCATGGCGGGCTGCCGGATCATAGTAGATCTCGGTCATGCGGAACTCACCGTCGATTTTTTTCATCTGGACGACGACATCGACAAGGATTTTCAAAAGCGAACGGATGTCATCGCGGGTGAGATCAGCGCCGCCTTCGCTTTCCTTCACGAGCAGCGTCAATTGCTCGAATGCCAACTCGGCCGAGTCCGCATGGATTGTAGTGATCGATCCTGGATGACCACTGTTGACGTTGCGGAGATAGAAGAAGGCGGTTCCGTCCCTCAACTCCTGAAGCAAGATGCGGTCGGGCCTCATGCGCAGCGCGCTTTCCAGCAGCTCTTTGGCCGTGACCTTCGCTGTACCGGTGCCATCCTTGCTGTAAATCATATGGACGACGTTCTTATGCGGAACGACCAGCTCGCGCGTATCCTCGATCGTCAAAAGCCGCTCGTTCTCCGGGATTAGCTGGATCAGACCCTTGGAGAAGGTTGTTTTGCCGGAACCTGTCGCGCCTGAAATCAGGATATTGAGCCGGCTCTGAACCGCCAGCTCGAAAAATTCGATATGGCGCCCCGCATGAAGAAGGCCCTGAAGGCGTTCTTCCATGCTGCTTACTCGCTTGCTTGCTACCTTCGTTTCCGCGAACAATCCGCTGGCTTCGAAATCCTTCATCGAAAGCGTTTTCGTCGATGGTTTGCGCACCGTGATGGAAACGGTCCCGTCAGGCACTACCGGCGGAAGGACAAGCTGGACGCGCTCGCCGGTCGGGAACATCGTCGAACAGATCGGTGTCTCGCGGGAAACGTCCTGCGACGTGTAGGCCGCAGCGGCGGTTGCGAGTTGGTTGAGCGAGTCTAGCGTAAGGGCTTCCTCGCGTTCCCAAGTCCATCCTCCGCGCCGCTCGATACCGATGATCTCAGGTTCGTTGATGACGACTTCCGTGACATCGGCATCATCGAGGTAGCGGCGCAACGGGCGTACAGCATGATCGAGGACCGCCGTGTTCCGAAACCCTACGGTACTCATTTCAGAGCCAGTCCATAGACCTGCGAAAAGTCGAAATCCTTGGCGACGGTAATGGCCAGTTCGGTTCCTTGGTTCACCCTGACAATAGGGCGGATCTGCTGCGTGTCCTGCAACACCTGCGATGTAGTATCTTCTGGGGTGCGAAACACGGTTGAGCCTGCAGGACTGACCGCCTGACCCGCGATCTGGCCGCCAGCATCGAGCACACTGAACAGCATGGCGGCACCGAAGCGCTGCCAGAAGAAACGGTCGATCTTGCCCGTGACGCCAGCGCGTCCGAGCGTGTCGGATGCCGGGGAGCCGATGTCGATAGCAACACCGCGCGGTGTGACGGCGCGCGTCCACATCGCAAACAACCTATTTTGCCCTCGCTGCAAACCGCCCTGATATTCGCCGAAGACGCGAGTGCCCTTTTCGAGCAGCACCACTCTCCCGTTATCCGAAT
Protein-coding sequences here:
- a CDS encoding type IV secretory system conjugative DNA transfer family protein — its product is MPHKRGTILAAGIPIAFVLAFAIASVVAWLYLDLPSAKFDPFKMPAFFWYYRHDPVVLKALGAGLVVGLVLAGIMLWWIAKRQPPLHGAARFAKEREIRQAGFRAGKGIVLGMRGRKFLIFGARKFLTFGGSEHVIVEAPTRSGKGVGIVIPNLLSWQDSVVVLDVKRENWDATAGFRQKHGQSVFLFNPTDPEGRTARYNPLAYIDRDDPDQVVIELQKIATMLFVPPERGEPFWTDSARTAFVGVGAYLAVADQPFTIGSIYRLMTTGDTRGFFRRVLDDRSLKLSQGCRNALADFTSGADNTFAGIVQTVTSKLSLWLNPRVDAATEDSDFDLRALRTKPMSIYLGVSPDELDRVAPLYNLLFQQLIDLNVRALPDATTPHQVLVILDEFARIGRAQVIASAFSYVAGYGIRLLPVIQSRSQLRAVYGEHVANEIVANCGVEVAFTPKELRVANELSERIGYVGQEAVTKSLTIHGILANRSKSMSDQRRALLLPQELMQFSQDELLLLRGGIPPIHGDKIRFYGDALFRSRVLPAPDVAMIPRVVHDDEDLPGCVEPSFDQLTDPDPMEFAMDCIVIQDLPNMLLDVAAEQRGTDLVGVIEQER
- the virB11 gene encoding P-type DNA transfer ATPase VirB11, translating into MSTVGFRNTAVLDHAVRPLRRYLDDADVTEVVINEPEIIGIERRGGWTWEREEALTLDSLNQLATAAAAYTSQDVSRETPICSTMFPTGERVQLVLPPVVPDGTVSITVRKPSTKTLSMKDFEASGLFAETKVASKRVSSMEERLQGLLHAGRHIEFFELAVQSRLNILISGATGSGKTTFSKGLIQLIPENERLLTIEDTRELVVPHKNVVHMIYSKDGTGTAKVTAKELLESALRMRPDRILLQELRDGTAFFYLRNVNSGHPGSITTIHADSAELAFEQLTLLVKESEGGADLTRDDIRSLLKILVDVVVQMKKIDGEFRMTEIYYDPAARHAA